The Musa acuminata AAA Group cultivar baxijiao chromosome BXJ1-8, Cavendish_Baxijiao_AAA, whole genome shotgun sequence genomic sequence TTCTTCAGTGGTTCGGTCTTGCTCCCCGCAGTCCGGGGCAGGAAGACGCCGGTTCCGATGGACTCCTTTCTCGCGCCAGAGCTACGAAGGAAGACGGCTCTCATCCCAGATCCATGATGGGGTCGACGCTGCATCTGGAACGGAGGGCATCCGGAAGGAAACGAACCCAAGGAGAGGGCGCATCTGTTCCCTCCATGGCTCGCTCCTCTTCTTGCTTTGATTTGCCTTTCCCATCCCGCCGACAACTGCTGCTGCTTCGGGTGAAAGATCAATTTATTGGAACCAACGAAGTCAGTCGTACAGATCGCAATTTTAACGGGACAGACTTATGGGAGGAATTCTGCGCACGAAGAAGACGCACTCGAGCTGCCTGCAGCTGGTGGCGGGCGAGGAAGGGACTGGTCGACTTGCTCGTGCATGGCTTCCTCGGTTGACTCAGAAGCTCGTGTTCGTAGACTCGCCACCGACCATGCTCGGCATCGGTAAGCTTGGACCACATCGTCTGCTCCGCGGCCTCATGGAGCGGATCCCAGGCATCCCCCTTCGGCGGCTCCAGCGGAGAACACGGAGGAGAAGACCTCGCCGTAAGTCGATGCTTTAACGGTGAATTACGGCGCAAAATCAGCGGGGCTTTGACGCGAACCAGGCGCGCAAACATCGAGGGCTTCACAGATTCACTTACCTTCGCGTCGTCGCCCGCCGACAACCCAAGAATCCCCGAGTCGTCGTCCAGGAGGAAGGAGTGAGCCATCTGTCGTGCGAGGCCGGCCAAGTAGTCTCCCTCCTCGTCGCTCTCGCTCTCCGTCACTGGCTCCACCGCTTCGGCGGCCGgtcttctctcctctctctccgTAACGAACACGTCGTCGAGAAGCTCCGAAGGAAGCTGCAGACTCCCCACCCCGAACTCCTCCGCCATGTCTCGGAGCACTGCGGCGATGCGTAGCAGAAGAGGAGACGCTAAAATAGCAGCAAGCACGGACCGGGGGGTCTTTTTTGctggttgcagaagaaacaataaTAGCCGACAGCGGGCAAAGCAAGGCTGGGTTTCGTCTGCCTTCTGTTGCTCCCACTCCCTTCGCTTTGGGCCCCAAATCAAGAAAAAGCAAGCAGTGgaggcaagagagagagagagagagagagagagagagagatcggtgCGCTCCCTCCCTCTCTATGTTCGAAGTCGGGGCAGAGAAGGATTTATTGGCGCCACTCACAGAAGACGACCCAAAGCATCACCTTCCACCATTTGTGCGTACGTTGTGGTGTAGATTAGGCCTCAAAGAAAACAATTCAATTACTTGAACCATTACAGCAGAGAAGCTTTGGCCATGCAGAATAGAAAAAAGAACCCTACAAGGAAGGAAACAACAGGACGAAGACAACCCCACAGCACAGTATCAAAACACTGTGTCCAAA encodes the following:
- the LOC135584420 gene encoding uncharacterized protein LOC135584420 isoform X5 translates to MAEEFGVGSLQLPSELLDDVFVTEREERRPAAEAVEPVTESESDEEGDYLAGLARQMAHSFLLDDDSGILGLSAGDDAKHRLTARSSPPCSPLEPPKGDAWDPLHEAAEQTMWSKLTDAEHGRWRVYEHELLSQPRKPCTSKSTSPFLARHQLQAARQQLSAGWERQIKARRGASHGGNRCALSLGSFPSGCPPFQMQRRPHHGSGMRAVFLRSSGARKESIGTGVFLPRTAGSKTEPLKKSACSTVFIPARVVQALNLNLEAQTGCPGGFVLEQDALVGPRNPGRHHSLPPRPSAMTTPVSGLPQEWTY
- the LOC135584420 gene encoding uncharacterized protein LOC135584420 isoform X3; translated protein: MAEEFGVGSLQLPSELLDDVFVTEREERRPAAEAVEPVTESESDEEGDYLAGLARQMAHSFLLDDDSGILGLSAGDDAKHRLTARSSPPCSPLEPPKGDAWDPLHEAAEQTMWSKLTDAEHGRWRVYEHELLSQPRKPCTSKSTSPFLARHQLQAARQQLSAGWERQIKARRGASHGGNRCALSLGSFPSGCPPFQMQRRPHHGSGMRAVFLRSSGARKESIGTGVFLPRTAGSKTEPLKKSACSTVFIPARVVQALNLNLEAQTGCPGGFVLEQGKLCDGSTHLCTVSDLCSHRSVVTSDALVGPRNPGRHHSLPPRPSAMTTPVSGLPQEWTY
- the LOC135584420 gene encoding uncharacterized protein LOC135584420 isoform X2, with protein sequence MAEEFGVGSLQLPSELLDDVFVTEREERRPAAEAVEPVTESESDEEGDYLAGLARQMAHSFLLDDDSGILGLSAGDDAKHRLTARSSPPCSPLEPPKGDAWDPLHEAAEQTMWSKLTDAEHGRWRVYEHELLSQPRKPCTSKSTSPFLARHQLQAARQLSAGWERQIKARRGASHGGNRCALSLGSFPSGCPPFQMQRRPHHGSGMRAVFLRSSGARKESIGTGVFLPRTAGSKTEPLKKSAAACSTVFIPARVVQALNLNLEAQTGCPGGFVLEQGKLCDGSTHLCTVSDLCSHRSVVTSDALVGPRNPGRHHSLPPRPSAMTTPVSGLPQEWTY
- the LOC135584420 gene encoding uncharacterized protein LOC135584420 isoform X1; translation: MAEEFGVGSLQLPSELLDDVFVTEREERRPAAEAVEPVTESESDEEGDYLAGLARQMAHSFLLDDDSGILGLSAGDDAKHRLTARSSPPCSPLEPPKGDAWDPLHEAAEQTMWSKLTDAEHGRWRVYEHELLSQPRKPCTSKSTSPFLARHQLQAARQQLSAGWERQIKARRGASHGGNRCALSLGSFPSGCPPFQMQRRPHHGSGMRAVFLRSSGARKESIGTGVFLPRTAGSKTEPLKKSAAACSTVFIPARVVQALNLNLEAQTGCPGGFVLEQGKLCDGSTHLCTVSDLCSHRSVVTSDALVGPRNPGRHHSLPPRPSAMTTPVSGLPQEWTY
- the LOC135584420 gene encoding uncharacterized protein LOC135584420 isoform X4, producing MAEEFGVGSLQLPSELLDDVFVTEREERRPAAEAVEPVTESESDEEGDYLAGLARQMAHSFLLDDDSGILGLSAGDDAKHRLTARSSPPCSPLEPPKGDAWDPLHEAAEQTMWSKLTDAEHGRWRVYEHELLSQPRKPCTSKSTSPFLARHQLQAARQQLSAGWERQIKARRGASHGGNRCALSLGSFPSGCPPFQMQRRPHHGSGMRAVFLRSSGARKESIGTGVFLPRTAGSKTEPLKKSAAACSTVFIPARVVQALNLNLEAQTGCPGGFVLEQDALVGPRNPGRHHSLPPRPSAMTTPVSGLPQEWTY